The sequence below is a genomic window from Chaetodon trifascialis isolate fChaTrf1 chromosome 18, fChaTrf1.hap1, whole genome shotgun sequence.
GCCTGAACAGTAGCCTGTTACTTCATGAACACAGCTCAAACTGACCTGGTGCCTCAGCACGGCGCCCAAGCTTTGGTAAAGACACCAAATCCCTCCCGTATTTTAGTCGGGTCGCTACTGAAgctaaatttaaaatttaaaaaaaattaaaaacgcTCGTCACAGTGGAGCTGAGAACAGCGGAGTTTCCTCTACTACAGCTGAACAGATGACATCTGGTCAAGACATAAGGACCTGTCACAGTCTCATGGTGCATTTCATTATTATAAACTTAAACCTCAAAGCTGTCAGTCCTCAGACTGTCCTGACCTGTCCCTGAACAtcacacagggagaacatggaGCTGTGTGATTTGTTAATGAGTCTTATTAATGTTCATATCAGGCTGGGTTCAATAAATCAGTTTATGCTAGTGTGATTTAAGTAGTTTAAATAGAGTTAATATCATCATAATAGTGTAGCCTAGTGGCAGGAAAGACCAATTCACCTGTATGTATTGTGTATGGCCCATGCTTGGTCACGTTAGAAGTCAGGTTAAGTTAGAGGAAAAATGTTTAGGGTGTTTTTACTGttctcaaatgtaaaaatgggtcACATTGGACCCTCAGCATTATTAAAGGGTTAAATAACGTGTTacttaaacatttttttattgtgctcttaaagtaaacaaataaatgtgtgtaGTGTAGAGCCCTGTATAACCAATGTTCAGCTTAAATTTTCCTTCTAACAAACCTAAATTTCCCAGTGGAAAATTTAGGTTTCTCAGGAAAATTGCCACTTATTAACTAATCGTTAATCGATCGATAAGGTCTATCAATTAATCGATAATTTGCATCCCTAGTCTGAAATTAATTATTTCACTCATAAGCCGTATAATAAGTGGAACAATGTAGAGTTAATCTGTTGTTATTGAGAAATAAAGACTGAGAAATCCTTCAACGTAGCCGATACAGTCTATGATCGTAGCTGTGCCTAGGTCCCCGGTAGGTCCTCAAGATGGCGCTCACAACAAAAACTGGAGCTACACAGgaaattggggggggggggagcccATTTGAAgtgctaaagaaataagaatttGCATTCAAAAACTGTGGgtttaaaacatttttgactttACTGTGAATATCTCTGTGGGCCTTACTTCTTCTGTTTAACTAATATACAATGTTTCTAATAAATAGCTGTCATACTAATTTCTGCGTAGGACATTATTGAAAATCAGTTTCTATCATAGTTGTTGACGATACTCTGTCCTTGGCAATGCCCTGAACTATGATGAACTACAATGACTGTATTATACAATATAAgatgattgtgtgttttataatgATTAAAGTTACCTCTTTTCCCAAATTTTGCAGGGTTTTGCttgttattcttcctcttcttcttcctcttttcttcttctgaggaGGAGTCTGACCCAGAGTCTGATGAGTCAGACTCTGAGGAATCCATTAGCTTCCTTTTATCTGAGTCATTAACAGAGTACCAAAATTatgaaataattatttttattcttttttcagattttccacCTAAAAAATTATCTTGTTGTAGAGTTTTCTTATATTATTTGTGTGATATGGATACAAAATACGGAATTCATTTAGAATATAGAAATAGCCTTCCATGTTGTTTTTGGTAAGAACACTGTCTGGATACCTTTAGAAGAAGTTGAGGGTCTGGTCTTAAGTTTCTCCTTAATGAAATCCCGCTCCTGTTTGAGTAGTCGGTTCTCCTCTTTGAGTAGTCGATTCTCCTCTTTTAAGAGTCTATAATCCTCCTGTAGGTTAGCCATGGTTGGGGCAGTGGTTGGAGCAGAGAGATGCGTAATCTCTTCAACTAAAAAAGATGCAAAGGAAATTATTACATATTGATATATATTAGGGCTGCAATGAGCTGCATAATAATACTGTCATTATCTGGAAGCGGTGGAGGGGTCTGAGAACAGGTGCTCGGAGTTAGTGTTTCCAAAACCTGTTTCAATTATCAACCAGAGGAGGGTGCATGATAACAATTTTACACCGGGTGGCCATTATACACTTAATGTTTTTACTTTACATTTGCagtatattatattattgtcAGAACCTGTCTAGATAAACTGCACAGTACAGGCCATTAAATGTCAACCAAGGGAAGTACTCCTCATGACTGGGGCAGCATATATCCCTTTTGAGCCAGGAAAACCCTATCTTGCAACCACACAAAATACTTTTGTAGTATTTACATCCTTTCCCATATAAAGTTAAGTTACCTTCATTGCCAGACTGCAGCAAGTCTTCATCTGGTGggttgctttttctttttgatgtgtCGGTTCGTCTCTTACCCCGTGTGAATGGCATGACTAcatgtaaaagaaagaaagaaaaaagaaagactaACATTGTGTTAGTGTCCTTTAGCACATGGACTGTAGCTAATGTTTAGCAAATGCACGTAATTCTGTGAAAATAAATTCCTGACATCTGTCAGGTCATGACTTTACCtaatattgatttattaatCATGTAGTGAATTATCAGGAGTGTgagatataaagaaaaaaaatatgaccATTTATACCTAGAACCGCAGAGGGGTCATTTTTACCCCCATAGAAATAGCTGTATGGCTGAACTCTAGATTGGCGCCATGCCAGGTTGCTTAGCAACGCCTATTGTTTACTCAAGACGTTTCATTCATTAggagacagcacagcagcctttGCTTGCTATTAAGCTATATCTAGCTcatcaaaagacagaaaaaaacaagaaacaggCTGTATAAAAAGAAGTGGAAGTGTCAGAGACTCTGACAGCTTCAGGACCTCAGTGAGGATGGAAAATCTGATGAGGGAGAAATATCACTGTGACTGACCCCTCATTTCCACCTGATCAATCGTCTTCAACTGATAAAAGAGTAAATATCATAAACGCGAATGATTTTGTGTGCTGGCTCTATGAAATATTGCTTTGTATCACGTACCAGCATCTCAGGCTGCAGAGTTGCTATGGCTCCAACACTGTACAGCGGGTTTCTTTGGCAGTGTGGGACGGAGAGAAATAATCCGCTCAGCACgtggctgctaaaaaaaaaaaaaagtccggAATTGAACTGTAACGTCAAAACACATTAGCATAGTTCAAAAAGCGAGCCTGCTACATCTTGAGAAAGACTGTACATTGGCTGGCGTCGGTACACAGGGGCTTGTCTGTTAAATGATTACAACAAAAAAATTATATGCACAACAGAATATTAACTTATATGCATCCCAAAGCCATGGAGAGAATCCATCACTCTGGTTAAGTTTGTTCCCTGTTGCGTTACGTTGTTGCTGAGTTTTGGTAGTCAAAATGCAGTAGGCTACAACGAAGCAATAACGTTATGCATCTAAATTTGCACAATCAAAATACCTTAGCAAAATGCTCCTTGAAGGGCATGTGAATTACATGTGAATGAATGGACTTGAAAATATTCAATAAATGTTACGTAATGAAAGTGACTTATGAAAGACTGGTGCTTTGGCGCACTcgtacagtttttttttttcacaagcgACACTCTTATTGTGAAGTATTTCCGTTGTTGTAGTCGGTGCATTAGTGTTGATTTTATTAAAGTGAAAAGGCCGGGAAATTCAGCAGGAactgaggacagaagaagaggagaacgTTGCTGATATCTATGGGGAGTTTCGAACCTGGTAAAAGTAGGTTGAAACTATTAAATCAATATATAAAGGCAACACGATGATATTACAAATGCATTTAATGTTACATCCGTTAtattttgaattgtttttttttcttttcagtaaaATGACACAGACAAGAAAATTACTGCAGAAGACAGCACAAGGTGGTAAAAACCTCATACGATGGCTTCAGAAGAACAGGCTGTTGGCAAGAAAAAAGCGATGCCCTGTCTGCAACAGCagaatgaaactgaaaagaacagacacaacaaaagatgGATATAGGTGGTAAGGTCGACGCATCATTgctacacacactcatatgtgTACCATTACATTGCTGTGTCTTTAGCCTTCTTAAAATTGATcaggttttaaaagaaaataagcaTTTTGTCATTCAGAATATTGAAATACCAACCAGACCTAAGTGGGATTATTGATATctagatctgtgtgtgttttttggtctATACTTAGGGTTAGTGGTTGAGGTCAATTACATGTAGAATGGCATTCAAGCATATTTTGTCTGCACAATCTCTTGACTAGAGTGGTGACTACAAGTCCCACACTTGAGATGTGCTGTAATCAATGGATATGCAACCACGGAATTAATATGACAACTGTGCCCAATGATAAACTACACTTTTGGTGCAAGAAATGTTAGAAACAAGTAAAAATGCTTTGCAATATTATTTGTTATTGGTGAAAATGACTCTCTCCACACAAATattttcagtgcacacacatgtaTTTGGCATTTcatataatattaataaataaaatatataaaaatacatatatttgtgGATTCTTATTgcatatatttaaaacaataaatatttgtgtgtgcatcagaaatacatttgtgaaacttttttggttatttgtggatttttttttatatttatattaaatatcaaatatatgtgtgtgcactgaacATATTTGTGTGGAGagtcatttatatataaaatctTAACATGTATTTGTGAATCcttttgtgtgcatttattaATATTGAGACTAATCTAACTCCATATAAAACTACACTAAATCCTTCAAACGCATCATGTTGAAgcataaaaccaaaataatgaaacaagTCACTTTTCAAAGACTTTTAGAGGTCACTATGAATGAACAATAGTGTTTTGCCTTCAAAAACACATAAGAAACATAGTAAATTTAATTTATCAAGTCAACACATTAAATTAATGCTTATTTCTCTGTGCCATCTGCAAATTTTGTTACAGGATCTGTAGAAAGACAGCCCATAAGAGCAGGGGCATCACAAGGTCCATCAGGGAGGGCTCCATATTCTCTGGGTCACACATTCCGTTGCCAAGTTGGCTGACAATCATGCACAGGTCAGGGTCCTTCTccgtgtctgtctctcagtgtattttttttacactttatgCTGTACGAATGTGGCCTATTATTGCTGACCTGTTAAGACCAGATTAgcatgttttatgtaaaaatctA
It includes:
- the LOC139347130 gene encoding coiled-coil domain-containing protein 106-like, which gives rise to MPFTRGKRRTDTSKRKSNPPDEDLLQSGNEVEEITHLSAPTTAPTMANLQEDYRLLKEENRLLKEENRLLKQERDFIKEKLKTRPSTSSKDKRKLMDSSESDSSDSGSDSSSEEEKRKKKRKNNKQNPAKFGKRVNTPEDVVHRYRAVLKEFRRTRSVSLSCKSLSVDRNTIALTAIIAEVLIAAEGEDFRLLPEFTEEDTIGNYAKTCKTFLEGS